A genomic window from Gossypium hirsutum isolate 1008001.06 chromosome D12, Gossypium_hirsutum_v2.1, whole genome shotgun sequence includes:
- the LOC107945267 gene encoding CTP synthase, producing MKKMKYVLVTGGVVSGLGKGVTASSIGLLLKECGLRVTSIKIDPYLNKDAGTMSPFEHGEVFVLDDGGEVDLDLGNYERFLDVQLTSDNNITTGKIYQFVLDKERKGDYLGKTVQVVPHITDAIQEWIERVAMIPVDGKEGPADVCVIELGGTIGDIESMPFIEALGQFSCRVGVGNFCLIHVSLVPVLNVVGEQKTKPTQHSVRGLRGLGLTPNILACRSTMALDDNVKEKLSQFCHVSAEHIITLYDVPNIWHIPLLLRDQKAHEAIFKVLNLPSITEEPSLMEWTTRAAICDKLHEPVRIAIVGKYTGLSDTYLSILKALLHASVACGKKLIVDWVPASDLEDMTEIENLDAYKAAWKLLKSADGVLVPGGFGDRGVQGKILAAKHARENRIPFLGICLGMQVAVIEFARSVLGLKDANSTEFDPSTRNPCVIFMPEGSKTHKGGTMRLGSRRTYFQVLDCKSVKLYGNRRFIDERHRHRYEVNPDMVARLENAGLSFTGKDQTGQRMEIIELPDHPYYIGVQFHPEFKSRPGKPSALFLGLIGAACGQLNAVLQSGLESQEKVNCETVNCPSNKKAYQNGYATKPTNIITDAVYSYCNGVHS from the exons atgaagaagatgaagtacGTGTTGGTGACTGGTGGAGTAGTCAGTGGACTGGGGAAAGGAGTGACAGCCAGCAGCATCGGGTTACTTCTCAAGGAATGTGGACTTCGCGTTACTTCTATCAAGATTG ATCCTTACTTAAATAAGGATGCTGGAACGATGTCACCTTTTGAGCACGGAGAAGTTTTTGTCTTAGATGATGGTGGTGAG GTGGACCTAGACCTCGGAAATTATGAGCGCTTTCTAGATGTTCAACTGACCAGTGATAACAACATCACCACTGGAAAGATTTACCAA TTTGTTCTTGACAAGGAGAGAAAGGGAGATTATCTAGGGAAAACTGTTCAG GTTGTTCCTCACATTACAGATGCCATTCAAGAATGGATTGAGCGCGTGGCGATGATTCCAGTTGATGGAAAGGAAGGTCCAGCTGATGTTTGTGTCATAGAATTAGGTGGAACAATAG GAGACATTGAATCCATGCCATTCATCGAGGCATTAGGCCAGTTCTCATGCCGTGTAG GTGTTGGCAACTTCTGTCTGATTCATGTCAGCTTGGTACCCGTTCTGAATGTTGTTGGTGAACAA AAAACAAAGCCCACACAACACAGTGTTCGTGGATTGAGAGGCTTGGGATTGACACCAAATATCTTAGCTTGTCGCAGTACAATG GCACTTGATGACAATGTGAAGGAGAAACTCTCTCAATTTTGCCATGTCTCG GCAGAACATATTATCACTCTTTATGACGTTCCCAACATCTGGCACATCCCTTTGCTACTAAGA GATCAAAAGGCTCATGAGGCAATTTTCAAAGTGCTGAATCTTCCAAG TATCACCGAGGAGCCTTCGTTAATGGAGTGGACAACTAGGGCTGCAATTTGCGATAAGTTACATGAGCCG GTCAGAATTGCTATAGTGGGGAAGTACACAGGCCTTTCTGATACCTATCTCTCTATACTGAAG GCTTTGTTGCATGCATCTGTTGCTTGTGGTAAGAAACTTATTGTGGATTGGGTTCCTGCTAGTGACCTTGAAGATATGACTGAAATAGAG AATCTTGATGCTTACAAGGCTGCGTGGAAGTTGCTCAAG AGTGCAGATGGTGTTCTGGTTCCCGGAGGGTTTGGTGATAGAGGGGTGCAAGGAAAAATTCTTGCAGCAAAGCATGCACGGGAAAACAGAATTCCCTTTCTTGGAATATGTCTAGGAATGCAGGTTGCTGTCATTGAGTTTGCACGATCTGTTCTAGGATTGAAAGATGCAAATAGCACTGAGTTCGATCCTAGCACTCGAAATCCTTGTGTTATATTTATGCCCGAG GGCTCAAAAACGCATAAGGGTGGTACAATGCGCCTTGGATCAAGGAGGACATATTTCCAAGTATTGGACTGCAAATCTGTGAAATT ATATGGAAATAGAAGATTCATAGACGAGAGACATAGGCACAGATACGAG GTAAATCCTGATATGGTAGCACGCCTTGAAAATGCCGGCTTATCTTTCACTGGCAAGGACCAAACTGGTCAACGCATGGAG ATTATTGAACTACCCGATCATCCATACTACATTGGTGTTCAATTCCATCCCGAATTTAAATCAAGACCAGGAAAACCTTCCGCCTTGTTCTTAG GTTTAATAGGGGCAGCTTGTGGACAATTAAATGCTGTCCTACAATCAGGGTTGGAGAGCCAAGAGAAGGTGAACTGTGAAACTGTTAATTGTCCCTCTAATAAGAAAGCTTACCAAAATGGATATGCTACAAAGCCTACAAATATCATAACAGATGCTGTATACAGTTATTGTAACGGTGTGCATTCTTAA